A DNA window from Hydrogenophaga taeniospiralis contains the following coding sequences:
- a CDS encoding glycosyltransferase family 4 protein: MKIVLVTDAWQPQVNGVVTTLVELVRELQARGHEVVVIQPGQFRTRPCPGYAGIDLALFPGRQLSRLIDAAQADAIHIATEGPLGWAARRHCLRRRLAFTSAFHTKFPEILHAALGVPLSWGYALFRHFHRPSSGVMVPTVGVLQMLRQRGFGQLREWTHGVDTRLFALADEAQVYPPLGQLARPVSLFVGRLSYEKNIGDFLDLDVPGSKVVCGVGPLETALRERYPNVHWLGVLPRHELAQVYAAADVFVFPSRSETFGLVMLEAMACGVPVAAYPVDGPLQVVADSGAGALRDDLHEAWVDALKVKRHEARDRALLFGWGRAAELFVSFLAVAPARTTTPRSTRPGAPASQGPVLKRVKLSHKRHPAVE; the protein is encoded by the coding sequence ATGAAGATCGTGCTGGTGACGGATGCCTGGCAACCCCAGGTCAATGGCGTGGTGACCACGCTGGTGGAGCTGGTGCGCGAGTTGCAGGCCCGCGGCCACGAGGTGGTGGTGATCCAGCCCGGCCAGTTCCGCACCCGGCCCTGCCCGGGGTACGCGGGCATCGACCTGGCCCTGTTTCCCGGGCGCCAGCTGTCGCGGCTGATTGACGCGGCCCAGGCCGACGCCATCCACATCGCCACCGAAGGCCCGCTGGGCTGGGCGGCCCGGCGCCATTGCCTGCGTCGCCGCCTCGCGTTCACCTCCGCGTTTCACACCAAGTTCCCGGAGATCCTGCACGCCGCCCTGGGGGTGCCGCTGTCCTGGGGCTACGCGCTGTTTCGCCACTTTCACCGCCCCAGCAGCGGTGTGATGGTGCCCACCGTGGGGGTGCTGCAGATGCTGCGCCAGCGCGGGTTCGGCCAGCTGCGCGAGTGGACGCACGGGGTGGACACCCGCCTCTTTGCCCTGGCCGACGAAGCGCAGGTGTATCCACCGCTGGGCCAACTGGCCCGGCCGGTGAGCCTGTTCGTGGGGCGCCTGTCCTATGAAAAAAACATCGGGGACTTCCTCGACCTGGACGTGCCGGGCAGCAAGGTGGTGTGTGGCGTCGGCCCGCTGGAGACGGCCCTGCGCGAGCGCTACCCCAACGTGCACTGGCTCGGCGTGCTGCCGCGCCACGAGTTGGCGCAGGTGTACGCGGCCGCCGACGTGTTCGTGTTTCCCAGCCGCAGCGAGACCTTTGGCCTGGTGATGCTCGAAGCCATGGCCTGCGGGGTACCGGTGGCGGCCTACCCGGTGGATGGGCCGTTGCAGGTGGTGGCCGACAGCGGCGCTGGCGCGCTGCGCGACGACCTGCACGAGGCCTGGGTGGACGCCCTCAAGGTCAAGCGCCACGAGGCCCGCGACCGCGCGCTGCTGTTTGGCTGGGGCCGGGCGGCCGAGCTGTTCGTATCGTTTCTGGCGGTGGCGCCCGCCAGGACCACGACGCCGCGCAGTACCCGCCCGGGTGCGCCAGCGTCGCAGGGGCCGGTGCTCAAGCGTGTCAAACTGTCACACAAACGTCATCCCGCCGTTGAATAA
- a CDS encoding UDP-2,3-diacylglucosamine diphosphatase has product MRTTFEALGGWGLVAGLPPTQDVGDDHPGGSEAPRYRAVFISDLHLGTAGCQAGALLAFLKHHPSQTLYLVGDIIDGWQLRRKWFWPQAHNDVVQKLLRRARKGCRVVFVPGNHDEFARQFHGHNFGGIEVSNEAVHTTADGQRLWVVHGDHFDGVIQCAKWLAYVGDNLYEFTLRLNRHLNSLRARLGLPYWSLSQYLKHKVKSALNYVTDFERAVAAEARQRGYQGVVCGHIHRPEMRTIDGTLYCNDGDWVESLSALVEHMNGRLELVHWRPSASPAVAASAEQPAPAAARAMDEAWRERSSA; this is encoded by the coding sequence ATGAGAACGACCTTTGAAGCATTGGGCGGTTGGGGTTTGGTGGCGGGTTTGCCGCCGACCCAGGACGTTGGCGATGACCACCCGGGTGGCAGTGAAGCGCCCCGCTACCGGGCCGTTTTCATTTCCGATCTGCACCTGGGCACGGCGGGCTGCCAGGCGGGGGCCTTGTTGGCGTTCCTGAAACACCACCCGAGCCAGACGCTGTACCTGGTGGGCGACATCATCGACGGCTGGCAGTTGCGCCGCAAATGGTTCTGGCCGCAGGCGCACAACGACGTGGTGCAGAAACTGCTGCGCCGTGCCCGCAAGGGCTGCCGCGTGGTGTTCGTGCCGGGCAACCACGACGAGTTCGCGCGCCAGTTCCACGGCCACAACTTCGGCGGCATCGAGGTCAGCAACGAGGCTGTTCACACCACGGCCGACGGGCAGCGCCTGTGGGTGGTGCACGGCGACCATTTCGACGGCGTGATCCAGTGCGCCAAGTGGCTGGCCTACGTGGGCGACAACCTCTACGAGTTCACGCTGCGCCTGAACCGCCACCTGAACTCGCTGCGCGCTCGCCTGGGCCTGCCGTACTGGTCGCTCTCGCAGTATCTGAAACACAAGGTCAAGAGCGCGCTGAACTACGTGACCGATTTCGAGCGCGCCGTGGCGGCCGAGGCGCGGCAGCGGGGCTACCAGGGCGTGGTCTGCGGCCACATCCACCGGCCCGAAATGCGCACCATCGACGGCACGCTCTACTGCAACGATGGCGATTGGGTCGAGAGCCTGTCGGCCTTGGTGGAACACATGAATGGCCGGCTGGAGCTGGTGCACTGGCGCCCGAGCGCCAGCCCGGCGGTGGCCGCATCCGCGGAGCAGCCGGCGCCGGCCGCGGCCCGGGCCATGGACGAGGCATGGCGCGAACGCAGCAGCGCCTGA
- a CDS encoding GNAT family N-acetyltransferase: MKELPTPTLDFSPVTRPRRSLHPRTDFQPQALVAPALGTPAAGSGIDVSWARHLDEVREAQRLRHAVFAGEMGAILSNAVPGHDVDLFDDFCEHLLVRDAASGRVIGTYRVLTPAQARRVGSTYSDTEFDLTRLRGVRERMVELGRSCVHKDHRHGGVIMALWGALAEFMVRNQLDTMIGCASIPMQYEGPHGVVGGGHAAASIWRQVKEKHLAPIDCHVRPRLPLPIEQLDDTLDVEPPALIKGYLRLGAKVLGPPAWDPDFNAADLPMLMRIADLPARYRKHFLKD; this comes from the coding sequence ATGAAAGAACTGCCCACCCCGACGCTGGACTTCTCGCCGGTCACCCGGCCACGGAGGTCACTTCATCCCCGCACCGATTTCCAGCCACAAGCCCTGGTGGCGCCTGCGCTGGGGACGCCTGCCGCAGGGAGCGGCATCGATGTCTCGTGGGCCCGGCATCTGGACGAGGTTCGTGAAGCCCAACGGCTGAGGCACGCCGTGTTCGCCGGCGAGATGGGGGCCATCCTGTCCAACGCCGTGCCCGGCCACGATGTGGACCTGTTCGACGACTTCTGTGAACACCTGCTGGTGCGCGACGCCGCCAGTGGTCGGGTGATCGGCACCTACCGCGTGCTCACGCCGGCCCAGGCCCGCCGCGTGGGCAGCACCTACAGCGACACCGAGTTCGACCTGACCCGCCTGCGCGGTGTGCGCGAGCGCATGGTGGAGCTGGGCCGCAGCTGCGTGCACAAGGACCACCGCCACGGCGGCGTGATCATGGCCCTGTGGGGCGCGCTGGCCGAGTTCATGGTGCGCAACCAGCTCGACACCATGATCGGTTGCGCCAGCATCCCCATGCAATACGAGGGCCCGCACGGTGTGGTGGGCGGCGGCCACGCCGCGGCCAGCATCTGGCGCCAGGTGAAAGAGAAACACCTGGCCCCGATCGACTGCCATGTGCGCCCGCGCCTGCCGCTGCCCATCGAGCAGCTCGACGACACGCTGGACGTGGAGCCGCCCGCGCTGATCAAGGGCTACCTGCGCCTGGGCGCCAAGGTGCTGGGCCCACCGGCCTGGGACCCGGACTTCAACGCCGCCGACCTGCCCATGCTGATGCGCATCGCCGACCTGCCGGCGCGTTATCGCAAGCACTTCTTGAAGGATTGA
- a CDS encoding ArsR/SmtB family transcription factor yields the protein MEITTPQESQALSALAALAQVQRLRAFRALVVAGPDGLTPGVLAEQLGVSPSALSFHLKELAHADLVSAEPQGRHLIYRASFDRMNALLGYLTEHCCAGQTCEVPADAGCTDCGTAP from the coding sequence ATGGAAATCACCACCCCCCAGGAATCCCAGGCCTTGAGCGCGCTGGCCGCGCTCGCCCAGGTGCAGCGCCTGCGCGCCTTCCGTGCGCTGGTCGTGGCCGGCCCCGATGGCCTCACGCCCGGCGTGTTGGCCGAACAGCTGGGGGTGTCGCCCAGCGCGCTCTCGTTCCACCTCAAGGAACTGGCCCACGCCGACCTGGTGAGCGCCGAGCCGCAGGGCCGCCACCTGATCTACCGCGCCAGCTTCGACCGCATGAACGCCCTGCTCGGCTACCTCACCGAACACTGCTGCGCCGGTCAGACCTGCGAAGTGCCGGCGGACGCCGGCTGCACCGACTGCGGGACCGCACCATGA
- a CDS encoding arsenate reductase ArsC, producing MTTPNQTLNVLFLCTHNSARSILAEAALNHLGKVKGVQRFRGFSAGSSPRDNQQPNPLALRALQDAGIATEGLSSKSWDVFALADAPRMDLVITVCDNAAGEVCPYWPGQPATAHWGYADPSNAPGSEADKLAAFKQTLLAIHRRLELLINLPLASVDRLLLQQQARDLAQKD from the coding sequence ATGACCACCCCGAACCAGACCCTGAACGTCCTCTTTCTCTGCACCCACAACTCGGCCCGCAGCATCTTGGCCGAGGCCGCCCTGAACCACCTGGGAAAGGTCAAAGGCGTGCAGCGATTCCGCGGCTTCTCCGCCGGCAGCAGCCCACGCGACAACCAGCAACCCAACCCGCTCGCCCTTCGCGCCCTGCAGGACGCCGGCATCGCCACCGAGGGCCTGAGCAGCAAGAGCTGGGACGTGTTCGCCCTGGCCGATGCGCCCCGCATGGACCTGGTGATCACGGTCTGCGACAACGCCGCTGGCGAGGTCTGCCCGTACTGGCCCGGCCAGCCGGCCACCGCGCACTGGGGCTATGCCGACCCGTCGAACGCGCCGGGCAGTGAAGCGGACAAACTCGCGGCCTTCAAGCAGACGCTGCTCGCCATCCACCGCCGGCTGGAGCTGCTGATCAACCTGCCCCTGGCGAGCGTGGACCGCCTGCTGCTGCAACAACAGGCCCGCGATCTGGCGCAGAAAGACTGA
- the arsB gene encoding ACR3 family arsenite efflux transporter produces MGLFERYLTVWVGLGILAGVGLGLLTPASFATIAAIEVAHVNLIVAVLIWIMIYPMMIQIDFAAVRDVGKKPQGLMLTVVINWLIKPFTMAALGVLFFKYLFAPFVDPQSANEYIAGMILLGVAPCTAMVFVWSQLTKGDPNYTLVQVSVNDLIMVFAFAPIAAFLLGVTDLAVPWQTLLLSTALYVVLPLVAGVLTRQALRARGGEAAVGAFVKVLKPWSVVGLIATVVLLFGFQAETIVAQPLVIVLIAIPLLIQTYGIFAIGYVGARWLKLPHDIAAPACLIGTSNFFELAVAVAISLFGLHSGAALATVVGVLVEVPVMLSLVALINRTRHWFVAQPA; encoded by the coding sequence ATGGGACTCTTTGAACGCTACCTCACCGTCTGGGTCGGCCTGGGCATCCTCGCGGGTGTCGGCCTGGGCCTGCTCACCCCCGCCAGCTTCGCCACCATCGCGGCGATCGAAGTGGCGCACGTCAACCTGATCGTGGCCGTGCTGATCTGGATCATGATCTACCCGATGATGATCCAGATCGACTTCGCGGCGGTGCGCGACGTCGGCAAGAAACCGCAGGGCCTGATGCTCACGGTGGTGATCAACTGGCTCATCAAGCCCTTCACCATGGCCGCGCTGGGCGTGCTGTTCTTCAAGTATTTGTTTGCGCCTTTCGTGGACCCGCAGTCGGCCAACGAATACATCGCCGGCATGATCCTGCTGGGCGTGGCGCCCTGCACCGCCATGGTCTTCGTCTGGAGCCAGCTCACCAAGGGCGACCCGAACTACACGCTGGTGCAGGTGTCGGTGAACGACCTCATCATGGTCTTCGCCTTCGCGCCCATCGCGGCCTTCCTGCTCGGCGTGACCGATCTGGCGGTGCCCTGGCAGACGCTGTTGCTCTCCACCGCGCTCTACGTGGTGCTGCCCCTGGTGGCGGGCGTGCTCACGCGCCAAGCGCTGCGCGCGCGCGGCGGCGAGGCGGCGGTGGGCGCGTTCGTGAAGGTGCTCAAGCCCTGGTCGGTGGTGGGCTTGATCGCCACCGTGGTGCTGCTGTTCGGCTTCCAGGCCGAGACCATCGTGGCCCAGCCGCTGGTGATCGTGCTGATCGCTATCCCGCTGCTGATCCAGACCTACGGCATCTTCGCCATCGGCTATGTGGGCGCGCGCTGGCTCAAGCTGCCACACGACATCGCGGCACCGGCCTGCCTGATCGGCACCTCGAACTTCTTCGAGCTGGCCGTGGCGGTGGCGATTTCGTTGTTCGGCCTGCACTCGGGCGCTGCGCTGGCCACCGTGGTGGGCGTGCTGGTCGAAGTGCCGGTCATGCTGTCACTGGTGGCACTGATCAACCGCACGCGGCACTGGTTCGTGGCCCAGCCGGCTTGA
- a CDS encoding DOMON-like domain-containing protein — protein sequence MTPDAPTPTPSRLQRPAAAQPLLCHPATPCALDLRVSVSLAVAGSEQGPGWLLSYQLRGEVGRLRLPEPALPGPADGLWQHTCFEAFVARADEVAYREFNFSPSGQWAAYRFSAERVRDLPAEAAEAPVVPDLQRETTEHILTLLAWLPRHALPAPAAGQPLHLGLSAVIEDAEGRLSYWALRHPGARPDFHHRDGFALTLTQPLFDPPTASRDTA from the coding sequence GTGACGCCCGACGCCCCCACGCCAACCCCTTCCCGCCTGCAACGGCCTGCCGCGGCGCAGCCCCTGCTGTGCCATCCGGCCACCCCTTGCGCGCTGGATCTGCGGGTGAGCGTGTCGCTGGCGGTGGCCGGCTCCGAACAGGGCCCCGGCTGGCTGCTGAGCTACCAGCTGCGCGGCGAGGTGGGCCGCTTGCGCCTCCCGGAGCCGGCGTTGCCGGGTCCGGCCGACGGCCTGTGGCAACACACCTGCTTCGAGGCCTTCGTGGCCCGCGCCGATGAGGTGGCCTACCGCGAATTCAACTTCTCCCCCTCGGGCCAGTGGGCGGCCTACCGCTTCAGCGCCGAGCGTGTGCGCGACCTGCCGGCCGAAGCCGCGGAGGCGCCCGTCGTGCCCGATCTGCAACGGGAAACCACCGAGCACATCCTGACCCTGCTGGCCTGGCTGCCCCGCCACGCCCTGCCCGCGCCAGCGGCGGGGCAGCCTCTTCACCTCGGCCTGTCCGCAGTGATCGAGGACGCCGAGGGCCGGCTCAGCTACTGGGCCCTGCGGCACCCGGGCGCGCGCCCCGACTTCCACCACCGCGACGGCTTCGCGCTGACGCTGACGCAGCCCCTCTTCGACCCACCCACCGCCTCCCGAGACACCGCATGA
- a CDS encoding exo-beta-N-acetylmuramidase NamZ domain-containing protein, with protein MKFGIERFIENPALRTPLAGRRVALLAHPASVTRDLTHSLDALAALPDVNLTAAFGPQHGLRGDKQDNMVESPDYLDPRLGIPVFSLYGEVRRPTDAMVDSFDVLLVDLQDLGCRIYTFITTLRYVLEAAAQHGKAVWVLDRPNPAGRPVEGLTLRPGWESFVGAGAMPMRHGMTMGELGHWFIATLGLAVDYRVITMDGWAPDAAPGFGWPTERTWVNPSPNAANLWMARAYAGTVMLEGTTLSEGRGTTRPLELFGAPGIDARRLIADMRRIAPQWQRGCVLRECFFEPTFHKHAGQLCAGVQIHVEDPTHYDPTAFQPWRLQALAFKALRVQAPGYPLWRDFAYEYEHDRLAIDLINGGPALREWVDDPKSTPEDLDAITRPDEAAWMETRKPHLLY; from the coding sequence ATGAAATTCGGCATCGAACGCTTCATCGAAAACCCCGCGCTGCGCACACCGCTGGCCGGCCGGCGCGTGGCCCTGCTCGCCCACCCGGCCTCGGTCACGCGCGATCTCACGCATTCGCTCGACGCCCTGGCAGCCCTGCCCGATGTGAACCTCACCGCCGCCTTCGGCCCGCAGCACGGCCTGCGCGGCGACAAGCAGGACAACATGGTCGAGTCGCCCGACTACCTCGACCCTCGTCTGGGCATCCCCGTGTTCAGCCTCTACGGCGAGGTGCGCCGCCCCACCGACGCGATGGTGGACAGCTTTGATGTGTTGCTGGTCGACCTGCAGGACCTGGGCTGCCGCATCTACACCTTCATCACCACGCTGCGCTACGTGCTCGAAGCCGCGGCACAGCACGGCAAGGCGGTCTGGGTGCTGGACCGCCCCAACCCGGCCGGCCGCCCGGTGGAGGGCCTCACATTGCGCCCCGGCTGGGAGAGCTTCGTCGGCGCCGGCGCCATGCCCATGCGCCACGGCATGACCATGGGCGAACTCGGCCACTGGTTCATCGCCACGCTGGGGCTGGCGGTCGACTACCGCGTGATCACCATGGACGGCTGGGCGCCCGACGCGGCGCCCGGTTTTGGCTGGCCCACCGAGCGCACCTGGGTCAACCCCAGCCCCAACGCGGCCAATCTCTGGATGGCGCGCGCCTATGCGGGCACCGTGATGCTCGAAGGCACCACGCTCAGCGAAGGCCGCGGCACCACGCGTCCGCTGGAGCTGTTCGGTGCGCCCGGCATCGACGCGCGGCGCCTGATCGCCGACATGCGCCGCATCGCGCCGCAATGGCAACGCGGCTGCGTGCTGCGCGAATGCTTCTTCGAACCCACCTTCCACAAACACGCGGGCCAGCTCTGCGCCGGTGTGCAGATCCACGTGGAAGACCCGACGCACTACGACCCCACCGCGTTCCAACCCTGGCGCCTCCAGGCACTGGCGTTCAAAGCGCTGCGTGTGCAGGCGCCCGGCTACCCGCTGTGGCGCGACTTCGCCTACGAATACGAACACGACCGCCTGGCGATCGATCTGATCAACGGTGGGCCGGCGCTGCGCGAGTGGGTGGACGATCCGAAATCAACGCCCGAAGACCTCGACGCGATCACCCGGCCGGACGAAGCCGCCTGGATGGAGACGCGGAAACCCCACTTGCTCTACTGA
- a CDS encoding GNAT family N-acetyltransferase yields the protein MTPQPVSAITVQRADYADQQHRAALVMLLDAYASDPAGGGEPLSDFAKAHLVSELAARPQAYSVLAFEGDAPVGLVNCIEGFSTFACRPLVNVHDVAVLASHRGRGIAELMLALAETIARERGAVKMTLEVLSGNAPAVKLYQRIGYAGYQLDPAMGTAQFMQKWL from the coding sequence ATGACCCCGCAACCGGTATCGGCCATCACGGTGCAGCGCGCCGACTACGCCGACCAGCAGCACCGGGCCGCGCTGGTGATGCTGCTCGACGCCTATGCCAGCGACCCGGCCGGCGGTGGCGAGCCGCTGTCCGACTTTGCCAAGGCGCATCTGGTGTCCGAGCTCGCCGCCCGCCCGCAGGCCTACAGCGTGCTGGCGTTTGAAGGCGATGCACCGGTGGGGCTGGTCAACTGCATCGAGGGTTTTTCCACCTTCGCTTGCCGGCCATTGGTGAACGTGCACGATGTGGCGGTGCTGGCCAGCCACCGCGGGCGTGGCATCGCCGAGCTGATGCTGGCACTGGCCGAAACGATCGCGCGCGAGCGCGGCGCGGTGAAGATGACGCTGGAGGTGCTCTCGGGCAATGCGCCCGCGGTCAAGCTCTACCAGCGCATCGGCTACGCCGGTTACCAGCTCGATCCGGCCATGGGCACGGCGCAGTTCATGCAGAAGTGGCTGTGA